From one Melioribacteraceae bacterium genomic stretch:
- a CDS encoding PqqD family protein: MNRLNKLAVNSEGFIFDPTTGDSYTVNPTGLFIINSLREGKEIDQIAEELSKEFEETPEEISSDISDFITHLNTYNIY, encoded by the coding sequence ACCGGTTAAATAAACTCGCTGTTAATTCGGAAGGTTTCATTTTTGATCCAACTACAGGGGACAGCTACACTGTAAATCCAACCGGACTTTTCATAATCAATTCCTTACGTGAAGGAAAAGAGATCGATCAGATAGCCGAAGAACTTTCAAAAGAATTTGAAGAAACGCCGGAAGAAATTTCAAGTGATATTTCCGATTTCATCACACACCTTAACACATATAATATTTATTGA